In a genomic window of Chrysemys picta bellii isolate R12L10 chromosome 1, ASM1138683v2, whole genome shotgun sequence:
- the LOC135976454 gene encoding C-type lectin domain family 9 member A-like, whose product MSEQSVTYVDLRFHTPAEQKRKRRPKHARVTETNSELKFHTPSKQQRQQKSTSAESKESPSPTSPWLITVILGLLCLALLVTAGVLGAMVLQASHQVRRQNEELIQKQAILKNFTQLQETLKNCTQQRDDLQANNTELSNVVNREGDKCSSCPQSWIHHRGKCYRFTNERSSWQKSKKYCSSHGSRLLRIENKEELDFINGLACFHWIGLCRKIVGTSWMWEDGTAHFTDLFQVKRKEPGASCALLKAGEATSYNCTEQYRCICEKRAA is encoded by the exons ATGAGTGAGCAGTCAGTGACCTATGTGGACCTCAGATTTCATACTCCTGCAGAGCAGAAGAGAAAACGAAGACCAAAGCATGCCAGGGTCACAG AAACCAACTCTGAACTGAAGTTTCACACTCCTtcaaagcagcagaggcagcaaaAATCTACAAGTGCAGAGAGCAAAG AATCTCCTTCTCCAACTTCACCATGGCTCATTACAGTGATTCTGGGACTCCTCTGCCTGGCTTTGCTAGTAACTgcaggggttttgggtgccatgG TTCTCCAGGCTTCCCATCAAGTGAGAAGACAGAATGAGGAACTTATCCAGAAACAGGCTATTCTGAAAAACTTCACCCAGTTACAGGAAACCCTGAAAAACTGCACGCAGCAAAGAGATGATCTCCAAGCCAATAACACAGAACTCTCAAATGTTGTGAATAGGGAAG GAGATAAATGCAGCTCCTGCCCTCAGAGCTGGATACATCATAGAGGGAAGTGTTACCGTTTTACTAATGAAAGGAGTTCCTGGCAGAAGAGTAAAAAATACTGCTCGTCTCATGGCTCCAGACTGCTGAGGATAGAGAACAAGGAAGAACTG GATTTCATAAACGGACTGGCATGTTTTCACTGGATTGGACTATGTCGTAAGATAGTTGGTACAAGCTGGATGTGGGAGGATGGCACAGCTCATTTCACTGACCT GTTCCAAGTAAAGAGGAAAGAGCCTGGAGCATCCTGTGCACTTTTGAAGGCAGGAGAAGCCACCTCCTATAATTGTACTGAACAATATCGCTGTATTTGTGAGAAGAGAGCTGCTTAG